The following proteins are co-located in the Colletotrichum lupini chromosome 4, complete sequence genome:
- a CDS encoding exosome complex exonuclease RRP40 — protein MASVGPYVLPGDEIDDSLIPSHQKLPLRLGPGLRHVPPRQIVPTIAGKLVTDRKKNSIWVEQTSGRYIPAVGDLVVGTVQRTAAELYYVLLADYSTPALLPQLSFEGASKKTRPQLAAGALVYARVTLANKHMDPELECVYQSTGKSDGLGPLVGGMLFDISLGMSRRLLMPKTTDLVVLEELGATGAAFETAVGRNGKIWVNSESTKVIIAVGRAIQETDQRGLTIDQQKKLVRSLIKDMS, from the exons ATGGCCTCCGTCGGCCCTTACGTCCTCCCCGGCGACGAGATTGACGACTCCCTCATCCCTTCGCATCAGAAACTTCCACTGCGCCTCGGCCCTGGCCTCCGCCATGTTCCTCCCAGGCAAATAGTGCCCACCATCGCCGGCAAGCTCGTCACAGATCGCAAGAAGAACTCGATATGGGTTGAGCAGACAAGTGGGCGG TATATCCCCGCCGTAGGCGACCTCGTCGTCGGCACCGTCCAGCGCACCGCCGCCGAACTCTACTACGTCCTCCTCGCCGACTACTCAACACCAGCCCTGCTCCCCCAACTCTCCTTCGAAGGCGCCTCCAAAAAGACGCGCCCCCAACTCGCCGCCGGCGCCCTCGTCTACGCCCGCGTCACGCTGGCCAACAAGCACATGGACCCGGAACTCGAATGCGTCTACCAATCCACCGGCAAGAGCGACGGCCTGGGCCCCCTCGTGGGCGGCATGCTCTTCGACATCTCGCTGGGCATGTCGCGGCGTCTGCTGATGCCAAAGACGACGGATCTCGTCGTGCTCGAGGAGCTGGGCGCCACGGGCGCGGCCTTCGAGACGGCCGTCGGTCGCAACGGCAAGATCTGGGTCAACAGCGAGAGCACAAAGGTCATTATCGCGGTGGGACGGGCGATTCAGGAGACGGACCAGCGTGGTCTCACAATCGATCAGCAGAAGAAGCTTGTGAGATCGTTAATCAAAGATATGagttaa
- a CDS encoding hsp70-like protein, whose amino-acid sequence MATNGDSRPAPGDRTVIGITFGNSNSSIAYTKDDKAEVMANEDGDRQIPTILSYVDGDEYYGQQAKAFLIRNPTNTIAYFKDFLGQDFKSIDPTHNHASAHPQDVNGTVSFSVKDKEDAEEPSTVSVHETAVRYIRRLVGSASDYLGQKVTSAVITVPTNFTEKQREALVAAAKEAGLEVLQVISDPIAAVLAYDARPEAVIEDKIVVVADLGGTRSDVAVVASRGGMYTVLATAHDYEFSGSHLDQVLIDYFAKEFIKKHTTDPRENARSLAKLKAEAESTKRALSLSNNASFSVESLADGVDFQSTINRLRYEMVARKVFDGFNRLVEGVVKKAELDVLDIDEVIVAGGTAHTPRIASNFSQLFPESTKVIAPSTVANAINPSELLARGAALQASLIQEYDAEDIDQSTHAAVTTVKHIANAIGVVGANDEFVPVVPAETAVPARRTVKIAAPKDGGDVLVRIVEGGAHIKVTKPEPKAAKPEGDDEDDSDFSDEEEDIREKVWKVGPTLAEAAVRGVSKGAKVEVTINVAADLGVTITAREVGGKGGVRGTISAP is encoded by the exons ATGGCTACGAACGGTGACTCGCGGCCCGCGCCGGGCGACCGCACCGTCATTGGTATCACCTTTGGCAACTCCAACAGCTCCATCGCATACACCAAGGATGACAAGGCCGAGGTTATGGCCAACGAGGACGGAG ACCGTCAAATTCCCACCATCCTCTCCTACGTTGATGGAGACGAGTACTACGGACAGCAGGCCAAGGCCTTCCTCATCAGAAACCCCACCAACACGATCGCATACTTCAAGGACTTTCTCGGACAGGA CTTCAAGTCCATCGACCCCACCCACAACCACGCCTCTGCCCACCCCCAGGACGTGAACGGCACCGTCTCCTTCTCAGTGAAGGACAAGGAGGACGCCGAGGAGCCCTCCACCGTCTCCGTCCACGAGACCGCCGTGCGCTACATCCGCCGCCTCGTCGGCTCCGCCAGCGACTACCTAGGCCAGAAGGTCACCTCGGCCGTCATCACCGTCCCCACCAACTTCACCGAGAAGCAGAGGGAGGCtctcgtcgccgccgccaagGAGGCCGGCCTCGAGGTCCTCCAGGTCATCTCCGACCCCATCGCCGCCGTCCTTGCCTATGACGCCCGCCCCGAGGCCGTCATCGAGGACAAGattgtcgtcgtcgccgaCCTTGGCGGCACCCGCTCCGACGTGGCCGTCGTCGCCTCCCGCGGCGGCATGTACACCGTCCTCGCCACCGCCCACGACTACGAGTTCTCCGGCTCCCACCTCGACCAGGTCCTCATCGACTACTTCGCCAAGGAGTTCATCAAGAAGCACACCACCGACCCCCGCGAGAACGCCCGCTCCCTCGCCAAGCTCAAGGCCGAGGCCGAGTCCACCAAGCGCGCCCTCTCCCTCAGCAACAACGCCAGCTTCAGCGTCGAGTCCCTCGCCGACGGCGTCGACTTCCAGTCCACCATCAACCGGTTACGCTACGAGATGGTCGCCCGCAAGGTCTTTGACGGCTTCAACCGCCTCGTCGAGGGAGTCGTCAAGAAGGCCGAGCTCGACGTCCTCGACATTGACGAGGTCATCGTCGCCGGCGGCACCGCCCACACCCCGCGCATCGCCTCCAACTTCTCCCAGCTCTTCCCCGAGTCCACAAAGGTCATCGCCCCCTCCACCGTCGCCAACGCCATCAACCCCTCCGAGCTACTCGCCCGCGGCGCCGCCCTCCAGGCCTCCCTGATCCAGGAGTACGACGCCGAGGACATTGACCAGAGCACCCACGCCGCCGTCACCACCGTCAAGCACATCGCCAACGCCATCGGCGTCGTCGGCGCAAACGACGAGTTCGTCCCCGTCGTCCCCGCCGAGACCGCCGTCCCCGCCCGCCGCACCGTCAAGATCGCCGCCCCCAAGGACGGAGGCGACGTCCTCGTCCGCATCGTCGAGGGCGGCGCCCACATCAAGGTCACCAAGCCCGAGCCCAAGGCCGCCAAGCCCGAgggcgacgacgaggacgactCTGACTTCtccgacgaggaggaggacatCCGCGAAAAGGTCTGGAAGGTCGGTCCCACCCTCGCCGAGGCCGCCGTCCGCGGCGTCAGCAAGGGCGCCAAGGTCGAGGTCACCATCAACGTCGCCGCCGACTTGGGCGTCACGATCACGGCGAGAGAGGTTGGCGGCAAGGGCGGTGTCCGCGGCACCATCAGCGCTCCTTGA